Proteins encoded in a region of the Xylocopa sonorina isolate GNS202 chromosome 1, iyXylSono1_principal, whole genome shotgun sequence genome:
- the Ranbp21 gene encoding exportin-5-like protein Ranbp21 translates to MEFEARDVAQMSAELAQVVEVMMSPNVPHQQRLEVYNACERFKESSPLCAQCGLYLAQKAPNRSSVVRHFGLQLMEHCIKYRWTQISQSEKIFIKENAMKLLQEGTEPLLQEEAHIKDALSRVVVEMIKREWPQQWPTLLAELSQACTRGESQTELVLLVFLRLVEDVALLQTLESNQRRKDIYQALNTNMAEIFSFFLRLMEQHFSEFQKKNSLGCTSEAAAHSKVVQVVLSTLTGFVEWISINHVMAEEGRLLQILCLLLGDPIFQCSAAECLLQIVNRKGKAEDRKQLMILFSEDALRYIYTAATATPPVTGTNEFHENHYLFLKKLTQVLTGMATQLCTLWGKDDGSSIRPTHFNIFLDTVLTFTMYSSLTLTHMANAIWIMLFKHEQIKQDPLLLTYIPKYVESTAPKLIKVAYPQGRQANGMSAFCLADYDSVEEFNVFLHRFRTDLLEGFRQATMVAPLVTFTYVQQWLTAKITKGMSDLRYQSDQNDPQYLEWEALAQALDSVVSRILLINERPSVQTGLQLLELCLGYSPQDPWLLSALLSCISALFVFLSMSTGSMAMPGVAILPRVLEKIFAALVFEAPGETKGTRSRAAKNVRRHAASLMVKISLKYPLLLLPVFEQIHTMVRGLAREPSPLSKMETTLLYEALLLISNHFCDYERQTRFVAEIIGDASAKFITLGSESFKGPLELMRFIGLDRSPVENITEDPAGQNRSDLMICICTILCVVKRCSIPDDPDRAARGSFVAALSESGNPVYRNPATPHVIPVLPTLFALLRTMNALFTSTASAALSEGYKNAHELLEAEKANLLGLNTTNENDRASEPDQSSFTASVRMQSFLSTIHDLCYHMLGSGCHMIGRDFYQLPGLAVALINSVFSNMEMIPDYRLRPIIRVFMKPFIYSCPPAFYESVLVPVLAHVSTHMCQRLSTKWQYIAHLYESGGLDEENTDTQEVIADMLNRNLTRDFVDVLKVALVGGAASDATPPDTMEQDSGGMAIDPPSSRGNSIVAEVVSELGAVVLRHPSTCHSVVLCVLGALAWNDSNASLKATMLTGPVVRALAADGSLTPAMAAHIMVAILQGLQLHGQHEANQGSLITLGAQVYECLRPKFPNIIEVMQQIPGVSPTDLQRFDEKMAVVSTKGNKVEKGKKDLFKKITNQLIGRSVGQLFRKEVKIDNLPRIEVLKTGKQSVRVDEVSENSTDSGFAALFAGPT, encoded by the exons ATGGAGTTCGAAGCGCGCGACGTCGCCCAAATGTCAGCAGAACTTGCTCAAGTGGTAGAAGTGATGATGTCACCAAATGTACCACATCAGCAAAGATTGGAGGTATACAATGCTTGTGAGCGATTCAAGGAATCATCACCTTTATGCGCACAATGCGGACTGTACTTAGCACAAAAAGCTCCGAATAGAAGCTCCGTAGTGCGGCATTTCGGATTGCAACTCATGGAGCATTGTATCAAATATAGATGGACTCAAATATCTCAGTCGgagaaaatatttataaaagagAATGCAATGAAATTACTTCAAGAAGGAACAGAGCCATTGTTACAAGAAGAAGCTCACATTAAAGATGCGCTTTCTCGTGTAGTAGTAGAAATGATAAAGAGAGAATGGCCGCAACAGTGGCCAACATTACTTGCCGAGCTCAGTCAAGCTTGCACAAGAGGCGAAAGTCAAACCGAGTTAGTTCTTTTGGTGTTCCTAAGGCTTGTGGAGGATGTAGCACTTTTACAAACATTGGAATCTAATCAAAGAAGGAAGGATATATACCAAGCGCTTAACACCAACATGGCCGAAATATTTAGCTTTTTTTTGCGATTGATGGAACAACATTTTTCGGAATTTCAAAAGAAAAACAGTTTGGGTTGTACTTCCGAAGCAGCAGCCCATAGTAAAGTTGTACAG GTAGTACTGTCCACATTAACTGGGTTTGTGGAATGGATTTCAATCAATCATGTTATGGCAGAAGAAGGTAGACTGTTgcaaatattatgtcttctatTAGGGGATCCAATATTTCAATGTTCAGCAGCTGAATGTTTGTTACAAATTGTAAACCGTAAAGGGAAAGCTGAAGACAGAAAACAGTTAATGATTCTGTTTTCCGAAGATGCTTTAAGATACATTTATACGGCAGCTACTGCAACACCACCTGTTACTGGAACAAATGAGTTTCATGAAAACCATTATTTGTTTTTAAAAAAGTTAACACAG GTTTTAACTGGAATGGCAACTCAGCTGTGTACATTATGGGGCAAAGACGACGGCTCTAGTATTCGACCAACGCATTTCAATATATTTTTAGATACCGTACTGACCTTCACTATGTACTCAAGCTTGACATTGACACATATGGCAAATGCAATCTGGATAATGTTGTTTAAGCACGAACAGATCAAGCAGGATCCACTGTTGTTAACGTACATACCGAAATATGTCGAGAGCACAGCGCCGAAGCTGATAAAAGTGGCATATCCGCAAGGTAGACAGGCTAATGGAATGAGCGCGTTTTGCCTGGCAGATTATGATTCAGTAGAAGAATTTAATGTTTTTCTTCATCGATTCAGAACTGATTTGTTAGAAGGATTTCGACAAGCAACGATGGTAGCGCCATTGGTAACATTCACTTATGTGCAACAATGGTTAACAGCTAAAATAACGAAAGGAATGTCTGATCTTCGTTATCAAAGTGATCAAAATGATCCACAATATCTTGAATGGGAAGCACTTGCACAAGCCTTAGATTCTGTTGTATCAAGAATCTTGCTAATCAACGAACGACCGAGTGTACAAACTGGTCTTCAGTTGTTGGAGCTATGCCTCGGTTATTCCCCTCAAGATCCTTGGCTGTTATCCGCGTTGCTTTCTTGTATCAGCGCGCTCTTTGTGTTTTTGTCTATGTCAACTGGTTCGATGGCTATGCCAGGAGTAGCTATTCTTCCCAGGGTCCTGGAAAAGATCTTTGCTGCTCTGGTATTTGAAGCGCCTGGAGAAACAAAGGGTACTCGATCCAGAGCAGCAAAGAACGTGAGACGACACGCGGCCAGTCTCATGGTCAAGATCAGTTTGAAATATCCGTTACTGCTCTTGCCAGTTTTTGAACAAATACACACGATGGTTCGGGGCTTAGCGAGAGAACCCAGTCCTTTGTCCAAGATGGAGACAACTTTGCTCTATGAAGCATTGCTGTTAATATCGAATCATTTCTGTGATTACGAGAGGCAGACCAGATTCGTTGCTGAGATAATTGGCGACGCGTCAGCGAAGTTTATCACGCTTGGATCCGAATCGTTCAAAGGGCCGCTCGAATTAATGAGATTTATAGGTTTGGATCGATCGCCAGTCGAGAACATTACAGAGGATCCAGCCGGTCAAAATCGAAGCGATTTAATGATTTGCATTTGCACAATACTGTGTGTTGTGAAACGGTGCTCCATACCGGATGATCCGGATCGAGCTGCAAGAGGCAGTTTCGTGGCAGCTTTAAGCGAAAGTGGAAATCCGGTGTACAGAAATCCTGCTACGCCTCACGTCATTCCAGTACTGCCAACACTTTTCGCATTGCTCAGAACGATGAATGCTCTATTCACGTCTACTGCTTCGGCAGCTCTTTCAGAG GGTTATAAAAATGCTCATGAATTACTGGAAGCGGAAAAGGCGAATCTGTTAGGTCTAAATACAACCAACGAGAACGATCGAGCATCAGAGCCTGATCAATCCTCATTCACGGCTTCAGTTCGAATGCAATCGTTTCTTAGTACCATTCATGACCTGTGCTATCATATGCTGGGTAGCGGATGTCATATGATCGGAAGAGATTTCTACCAGCTACCTGGTCTGGCAGTGGCACTTATTAATTCAGTTTTCTCTAACATGGAG ATGATTCCAGATTATAGATTGCGACCGATTATACGTGTCTTCATGAAACCGTTCATATACTCCTGTCCACCTGCATTTTACGAAAGTGTTCTTGTACCCGTGTTGGCTCATGTATCCACGCATA TGTGCCAAAGGTTAAGTACCAAATGGCAGTATATCGCACATTTATACGAGTCTGGTGGTTTGGATGAGGAAAATACCGACACGCAAGAAGTTATCGCCGATATGTTGAATCGAAATTTGACGAGGGACTTTGTGGACGTGTTGAAAGTGGCTCTCGTCGGCGGTGCTGCTAGCGATGCAACACCCCCCGATACTATGGAGCAAGACAGTGGTGGCATGGCTATAGATCCGCCTTCCTCGCGTGGAAATAGCATAGTTGCTGAAGTTGTTAGCGAGTTGGGAGCCGTTGTTCTTCGTCACCCATCTACGTGCCACAGTGTGGTTTTATGTGTTTTAGG GGCTTTAGCATGGAACGATTCAAATGCCAGTCTGAAGGCTACAATGTTAACTGGACCAGTCGTACGAGCTTTAGCTGCCGATGGTAGCTTAACACCAGCCATGGCTGCTCATATTATGGTAGCTATTCTACAAGGTTTGCAACTTCATGGGCAACACGAAGCCAATCAAGGTTCCCTCATTACATTAGGCGCACAAGTTTACGAATGCCTACGACCTAAATTCCCTAATATTATTGAAGTAATGCAACAGATCCCCGGTGTAAGTCCTACGGACTTACAGCGTTTCGACGAGAAAATGGCTGTAGTTAGTACTAAAGGAAACAAAGTTGAAAAGGGAAAGAAGGATCTTTTCAAAAAAATCACAAATCAG CTTATTGGCCGAAGTGTTGGTCAACTATTTCGCAAAGAAGTAAAGATAGACAATTTGCCACGGATAGAGGTTTTGAAAACTGGCAAACAATCGGTACGCGTGGATGAGGTGTCGGAAAATTCGACTGACAGCGGATTTGCAGCTTTGTTCGCGGGACCTACGTAG
- the Nup37 gene encoding nuclear pore complex protein Nup37 — translation MDEALTTPPTFQLDFPKQIYCVELSPYEWSQHLISIALAEEIVVGTVKFQEEDEAIEDIAFNTIRTFRHDTRPHAIAWSPETSLSVVPKVLMFCIAGADFKIRLYNSDMNENTVCELKGHKDYVNSICYETEGEILASVSDDHTCKLWAVKEDEKSIATLYLTSPGMSVCFHSEKSGKLLVGEKNGLIHMYDVRSQQAIMSLDADIVPLMSIDWGPNPLKVAAIAGGKLILWDVSKPSPPLESKPLHIEGGLMVKFSPTYEHFVASLGRPDNLLKVTNIRTEQEVISGHVKLIGGVTWHYKLPYVCATSDKELRFWKVTST, via the exons ATGGACGAAGCTCTGACCACACCACCTACATTTCAATTGGATTTCCCGAAGCAAATATATTGCGTCGAGTTGTCTCCTTACGAATGGTCCCAACATTTAATTAGCATAGCTCTAGCTGAAGAAATAGTTGTCGGTACAGTTAAATTTCAG GAAGAAGATGAAGCAATAGAAGACATCGCATTCAATACTATTAGAACATTTCGTCATGATACAAGACCACATGCTATTGCTTGGAGTCCAGAAACCTCCTTGAGCGTTGTACcaaaagttctaatgttttgcATTGCTGGAGCAGATTTTAAGATAAGATTATATAACAGTGATATGAATGAAAATACTGTCTGTGAA CTAAAAGGGCATAAAGATTATGTAAATTCAATTTGTTATGAAACCGAAGGTGAAATATTGGCTTCTGTATCCGATGATCATACGTGCAAACTTTGGGCTGTAAAGGAAGATGAAAAATCTATAGCTACACTTTACTTGACTTCCCCTGGGATGAGTGTGTGTTTTCATTCCGAAAAGTCTGGCAAACTTCTTGTTGGAGAGAAAAATGGATTGATTCATATGTATGATGTACGAAGTCAGCAAGCAATCATGTCTTTAGATGCAGATATTGTCCCCTTGATGTCAATAGATTGGGGCCCAAATCCACTTAAAGTCGCGGCAATTGCAGGTGGAAAATTAATCTTATGGGATGTATCTAAACCTAG TCCTCCATTAGAATCAAAACCTCTGCATATCGAGGGTGGACTAATGGTCAAATTTTCTCCCACCTATGAACATTTTGTAGCAAGTCTTGGAAGACCAGATAACTTACTAAAAGTGACGAATATAAGAACTGAACAAGAAGTAATTTCTGGTCACGTGAAATTAATAGGCGGAGTAACATGGCATTATAAATTGCCATATGTTTGTGCAACAAGTGATAAGGAACTTCGCTTTTGGAAAGTAACTTCAACTTGA